A single genomic interval of Coccidioides posadasii str. Silveira chromosome 1, complete sequence harbors:
- a CDS encoding uncharacterized protein (EggNog:ENOG410PZ1X) → MDPGRVFYITKSKLASGVVYTILDSDSTTRLYTVETSQKAKPHMTLIRHRFPYQQMAPPACHYPSPSPPCAHPPVQVPFGGSNSGTVVSTVSFHGLSSKIGISLYSGPQPMDMTMQRSDLLASGRKFDSPLGRMQWKGGDSIFTSSHKLVDQHKRVIARYEKRSSLLSRQMDQFILLVQDANVIANLDMVIVTGLATIEYTRRSDKEWDEVLEEVAETVFDV, encoded by the coding sequence ATGGACCCAGGGCGAGTCTTCTATATAACGAAATCAAAGCTGGCATCGGGTGTGGTATATACCATTCTCGACTCCGACTCAACCACACGTCTTTATACGGTAGAAACGTCACAAAAAGCGAAGCCACATATGACACTCATTCGACACCGTTTTCCGTACCAGCAGATGGCTCCTCCAGCATGTCACTACCCATCTCCATCTCCACCCTGCGCACATCCGCCAGTTCAAGTCCCTTTCGGCGGATCCAACAGCGGCACAGTTGTTAGCACTGTTTCGTTCCACGGTCTTTCCTCCAAGATTGGCATTTCCTTATACTCCGGTCCCCAGCCAATGGATATGACAATGCAGCGCTCTGATCTGCTTGCTAGTGGACGCAAGTTTGACTCACCGCTGGGAAGGATGCAATGGAAAGGAGGCGATAGTATCTTCACGAGCAGCCATAAGCTAGTAGATCAGCACAAACGCGTGATCGCTCGATATGAGAAGCGGTCCTCCCTACTTTCGCGTCAGATGGATCAGTTTATATTGCTGGTTCAGGACGCCAATGTGATCGCAAATTTGGATATGGTTATTGTTACGGGTCTGGCAACAATTGAGTATACCCGAAGGTCAGATAAAGAGTGGGACGAAGTGTTGGAAGAGGTTGCAGAGACCGTTTTTGACGTTTAG
- a CDS encoding uncharacterized protein (EggNog:ENOG410PVNI~COG:Q) yields MAFVTLFTALSLPKWQLLALGLGIWVALDICRGIFRVVTSPFPGPRIAKFTRWWMRWKQWKGNDKHEILLLHRKYGPTVQLGPREVSFCHADALPQIYSGPRGLDAGESLLAFQNYASENVVTTLDADLHAVRRKMVVGLYTGPAVAAPAFQAGFKIYIEQFMRIIEERAVAAPCRTVDVSSWLRWLVADIIIHHIYGEKDHPNMLTNEESRKIYKGLLITTADILCQPFVTFLGWFPRISTLFQRLFGPDEIGTFGMKRVEAVLSANSETKEHSITHLQHLTSTLKKNGPSRVLPGKNFIASDCLDHFIAGYFAPGDLLAALMWELSAPENRIYQDKLRHELHDAGILPGKYPDPSLVQRLPYLDCVLREVLRLHLPLPFGLPRTVKQGQNVVVLGTKIPAGTTIHSQGYCLHRDPDAFQEPERWNPERWNIPITSPKYREMQRMFWPFGSGARMCSGKNVAWAELRLITARVYSTYQTALDEVFVDKDGTLLPEEKRKAYFPFKITLPIRFLKL; encoded by the exons ATGGCATTTGTGACGCTGTTCACAGCCCTTTCCCTCCCCAAATGGCAGCTTCTTGCGCTCGGCCTTGGTATCTGGGTTGCTCTTGATATATGTCGGGGTATTTTTCGCGTGGTGACTTCTCCATTTCCTGGGCCCAGAATCGCCAAGTTCACTCGATGGTGGATGCGGTGGAAGCAGTGGAAAG GAAATGACAAGCACGAAATTCTCTTATTGCATCGAAAATATGGCCCAACCGTGCAGCTGGGCCCTCGTGAAGTTTCCTTCTGTCATGCTGATGCCCTGCCGCAGATCTACTCGGGTCCACGAGGACTTGACGCTGGTGAATCTTTGCTCGCTTTTCAAAATTATGCTTCAGAAAACGTCGTAACGACGCTGGATGCGGATCTCCATGCTGTTCGCAGAAAGATGGTCGTTGGTTTGTATACTGGACCTGCGGTTGCCGCTCCGGCTTTTCAAGCTGGGTTtaagatatatatagaaCAATTTATGCGGATAATAGAGGAGAGGGCTGTTGCCGCGCCCTGCAGGACCGTTGATGTTTCTTCCTGGCTGAGGTGGTTGGTGGCCGATATCATCATTCACCACATCTACGGGGAAAAGGACCATCCTAATATGTTGACAAACGAGGAATCGAGGAAGATTTATAAAGGACTGCTGATTACCACTGCGGATATATTATGCCAACCGTTTGTAACGTTTCTGGGGTGGTTTCCAC GCATTTCCACGCTATTTCAAAGGCTTTTTGGACCAGATGAAATAGGAACTTTTGGGATGAAACGGGTCGAAGCAGTTCTCTCCGCCAATTCAGAGACAAAAGAACACTCGATCACTCACCTTCAGCATCTCACGTCCACCCTTAAAAAGAACGGCCCATCACGTGTCCTTCCAGGTAAAAACTTCATCGCAAGTGACTGTCTTGACCATTTCATAGCTG GATACTTCGCTCCTGGCGATTTGCTCGCCGCATTGATGTGGGAACTCTCCGCTCCTGAAAACAGGATATACCAAGATAAACTCCGGCATGAGCTCCATGATGCCGGAATCTTACCAGGGAAATATCCTGATCCTTCGCTCGTCCAAAGACTGCCATACCTGGATTGTGTACTACGTGAAGTGCTTCGACtccatcttcctcttccatTTGGCTTGCCTCGAACAGTGAAGCAAGGACAGAACGTTGTGGTTTTGGGAACAAAAATCCCAGCTGGG ACAACGATACACTCCCAAGGTTATTGTCTTCATCGCGACCCAGACGCTTTTCAGGAACCAGAAAGATGGAATCCAGAACGTTGGAACATTCCAATCACGTCTCCAAAATATCGAGAGATGCAGCGGATGTTCTGGCCGTTCGGCTCCGGAGCGAGAATGTGTTCGGGGAAAAA CGTTGCATGGGCAGAGCTGCGCCTGATTACAGCTAGAGTGTATAGCACGTACCAGACGGCGTTGGATGAGGTCTTTGTTGATAAGGATGGGACTCTGCTTccagaagagaagagaaaggccTATTTCCCGTTCAAAATAACATTACCCATTCGGTTTCTCAAGCTTTAG
- a CDS encoding uncharacterized protein (EggNog:ENOG410PVNI~COG:Q), whose product MVVGLYTGPAVAAPAFQAGFKIYIEQFMRIIEERAVAAPCRTVDVSSWLRWLVADIIIHHIYGEKDHPNMLTNEESRKIYKGLLITTADILCQPFVTFLGWFPRISTLFQRLFGPDEIGTFGMKRVEAVLSANSETKEHSITHLQHLTSTLKKNGPSRVLPGKNFIASDCLDHFIAGYFAPGDLLAALMWELSAPENRIYQDKLRHELHDAGILPGKYPDPSLVQRLPYLDCVLREVLRLHLPLPFGLPRTVKQGQNVVVLGTKIPAGTTIHSQGYCLHRDPDAFQEPERWNPERWNIPITSPKYREMQRMFWPFGSGARMCSGKNVAWAELRLITARVYSTYQTALDEVFVDKDGTLLPEEKRKAYFPFKITLPIRFLKL is encoded by the exons ATGGTCGTTGGTTTGTATACTGGACCTGCGGTTGCCGCTCCGGCTTTTCAAGCTGGGTTtaagatatatatagaaCAATTTATGCGGATAATAGAGGAGAGGGCTGTTGCCGCGCCCTGCAGGACCGTTGATGTTTCTTCCTGGCTGAGGTGGTTGGTGGCCGATATCATCATTCACCACATCTACGGGGAAAAGGACCATCCTAATATGTTGACAAACGAGGAATCGAGGAAGATTTATAAAGGACTGCTGATTACCACTGCGGATATATTATGCCAACCGTTTGTAACGTTTCTGGGGTGGTTTCCAC GCATTTCCACGCTATTTCAAAGGCTTTTTGGACCAGATGAAATAGGAACTTTTGGGATGAAACGGGTCGAAGCAGTTCTCTCCGCCAATTCAGAGACAAAAGAACACTCGATCACTCACCTTCAGCATCTCACGTCCACCCTTAAAAAGAACGGCCCATCACGTGTCCTTCCAGGTAAAAACTTCATCGCAAGTGACTGTCTTGACCATTTCATAGCTG GATACTTCGCTCCTGGCGATTTGCTCGCCGCATTGATGTGGGAACTCTCCGCTCCTGAAAACAGGATATACCAAGATAAACTCCGGCATGAGCTCCATGATGCCGGAATCTTACCAGGGAAATATCCTGATCCTTCGCTCGTCCAAAGACTGCCATACCTGGATTGTGTACTACGTGAAGTGCTTCGACtccatcttcctcttccatTTGGCTTGCCTCGAACAGTGAAGCAAGGACAGAACGTTGTGGTTTTGGGAACAAAAATCCCAGCTGGG ACAACGATACACTCCCAAGGTTATTGTCTTCATCGCGACCCAGACGCTTTTCAGGAACCAGAAAGATGGAATCCAGAACGTTGGAACATTCCAATCACGTCTCCAAAATATCGAGAGATGCAGCGGATGTTCTGGCCGTTCGGCTCCGGAGCGAGAATGTGTTCGGGGAAAAA CGTTGCATGGGCAGAGCTGCGCCTGATTACAGCTAGAGTGTATAGCACGTACCAGACGGCGTTGGATGAGGTCTTTGTTGATAAGGATGGGACTCTGCTTccagaagagaagagaaaggccTATTTCCCGTTCAAAATAACATTACCCATTCGGTTTCTCAAGCTTTAG
- a CDS encoding uncharacterized protein (EggNog:ENOG410QE3C~COG:U~TransMembrane:12 (i78-95o141-160i211-231o237-257i289-310o322-340i361-385o405-423i430-448o460-480i492-515o569-587i)~BUSCO:5237at33183) translates to MSRPRGPSSPPTYGAFESDERTEGNNESEGLLFVEPRELGENDPIFEEIISSSTSISTDVQDGVRKIEAISRTWTQKSLIIAYLGIFLMAFSTSLEGQTVMSLSPYATSSFSKHSLISTVLVVQNVTNAVIKPPMAKIADVFGRFEAFCIGVFIYVLGYIQMAASKNVQTYASAQIFYSAGSTGLQILQQVFIADSSDLLNRALFANLPDLPFLITVWVGPMVASAILQNLTWRWGYGMWVVILPLAFLPLALTLWLNQRKAQKLQLLQPKPWKGKGLRSLLRSTWYELDLFGLMLLSAALILILVPLTLASNAKDTWQNGSIIAMIVVGCICLVALPFWETSKRLAPHPLLSLKLLKQRTALAGCAFAFFYFMAFYLSIQPYLYSYLQVVQGQSVVTAGRVTQTFSFTSTIAAVVVSFFIKYTGRYRSFVTGGCFVYIGGLILMLLFHKEGSSVLKTLVIQTIVGLGGGLVNVPVQLGVQASASHQEVAAATAMFLTALEMGGAVGSAISGAVWTSSIPKRLRNYLPPESREQADEIFGKLTEALSYPLGSPTRIAINRAYEETMGTLLTIAVCVTIPLIPLSLLMKDYHLDTMAQKVKGKVIGHGDVEDDFIARTSSRSSRSNSRP, encoded by the exons ATGAGTCGTCCCAGGGGGCCTTCGAGCCCTCCAACATATGGGGCATTCGAGTCAGACGAGAGAACTGAGGGAAATAACGAAAGTGAAGGCCTGCTTTTTGTGGAACCGAGGGAACTTGGAGAGAATGATCCTATATTTGAAGAGATTATTAGCTCGTCGACTTCCATCAGTACGGACGTCCAGGATGGTGTCCGGAAAATCGAGGCTATTAGCAGAACGTGGACGCAGAAATCATTGATAATAGCATATCTTGG AATTTTTCTGATGGCATTCTCTACCTCGCTCGAGGGGCAGACGGTGATGTCTTTATCACCTTATGCAACAAGTTCCTTTAGCAAACATTCTTTAATATCTACGGTCTTGGTTGTTCAAAATGTAACTAATG CTGTCATAAAGCCGCCCATGGCGAAGATCGCGGATGTGTTTGGTCGGTTTGAAGCGTTTTGTATCGGTGTTTTTATTTATGTCCTCGGTTACATCCAAATGGCCGCCTCGAAGAATGTGCAGACCTATGCCTCGGCGCAGATATTTTACTCTGCTGGTTCAACAGGCTTGCAAATACTGCAACAGGTGTTTATCGCCGATAGCAGCGATCTACTCAACCGAGCACTATTTGCCAACCTTCCCGATTTACCTTTCCTCATTACTGTGTGGGTCGGGCCAATGGTAGCTTCAGCTATTCTCCAGAATTTGACCTGGCGCTGGGGCTATGGAATGTGGGTGGTTATTTTGCCCTTGGCCTTCCTGCCTTTGGCCTTGACCTTGTGGCTCAATCAGAGAAAAGCACAGAAGCTGCAGCTACTGCAGCCCAAGCCTTGGAAAGGCAAAGGTCTAAGGAGTTTGCTCCGGAGTACTTGGTACGAGTTGGATCTGTTTGGCTTGATGTTGCTCTCAGCTGCGCTCATCCTCATTCTGGTACCATTGACGCTGGCGTCGAATGCAAAAGATACATGGCAAAACGGAAGTATCATCGCGATGATTGTGGTAGGGTGTATTTGCCTAGTTGCTCTTCCTTTCTGGGAGACGTCGAAAAGGCTAGCACCGCACCCGCTGCTCTCCCTAAAACTTCTCAAGCAGAGAACGGCCCTGGCAGGCTGTGCATTCGCATTCTTCTACTTTA TGGCGTTCTACTTATCCATCCAACCGTATCTTTATTCCTATCTCCAAGTCGTACAAGGCCAATCTGTCGTCACCGCTGGCCGCGTGACACAGACCTTTTCATTCACATCCACCATTGCTGCCGTGGTAGTCTCATTCTTCATTAAATATACTGGGAGATACCGCTCCTTTGTCACGGGTGGCTGTTTCGTCTACATTGGGGGGCTGATCTTAATGCTCCTGTTCCACAAAGAAGGTAGCAGTGTCCTCAAAACACTTGTTATCCAGACCATTGTTGGCCTCGGAGGTGGACTAGTGAATGTTCCTGTACAGCTGGGTGTCCAGGCATCAGCAAGTCATCAGGAAGTTGCAGCTGCTACAGCAATGTTCCTAACAGCACTTGAGATGGGGGGTGCTGTCGGCTCGGCGATTTCAGGCGCGGTGTGGACAAGCTCTATCCCGAAACGGTTACGGAATTACCTACCTCCAGAAAGCCGGGAGCAGGCGGATGAGATCTTTGGAAAGTTGACCGAGGCACTCTCGTATCCCTTAGGATCCCCAACACGGATCGCTATTAATAGGGCATATGAAGAAACAATGGGGACGCTGCTGACGATTGCGGTTTGTGTAACCATTCCGCTGATACCATTGAGCTTGTTGATGAAGGATTACCACCTAGACACA ATGGCTCAAAAAGTCAAAGGGAAAGTCATCGGCCACGGTGATGTGGAAGATGATTTTATAGCCAGAACCAGTTCTCGATCATCCAGGTCGAACTCTCGACCTTAG
- a CDS encoding uncharacterized protein (SECRETED:SignalP(1-16)~EggNog:ENOG410QE3C~COG:U~TransMembrane:11 (n5-12c16/17o60-79i130-150o156-176i208-229o241-259i280-304o324-342i349-367o379-399i411-434o488-506i)~BUSCO:5237at33183): MGFRIFLMAFSTSLEGQTVMSLSPYATSSFSKHSLISTVLVVQNVTNAVIKPPMAKIADVFGRFEAFCIGVFIYVLGYIQMAASKNVQTYASAQIFYSAGSTGLQILQQVFIADSSDLLNRALFANLPDLPFLITVWVGPMVASAILQNLTWRWGYGMWVVILPLAFLPLALTLWLNQRKAQKLQLLQPKPWKGKGLRSLLRSTWYELDLFGLMLLSAALILILVPLTLASNAKDTWQNGSIIAMIVVGCICLVALPFWETSKRLAPHPLLSLKLLKQRTALAGCAFAFFYFMAFYLSIQPYLYSYLQVVQGQSVVTAGRVTQTFSFTSTIAAVVVSFFIKYTGRYRSFVTGGCFVYIGGLILMLLFHKEGSSVLKTLVIQTIVGLGGGLVNVPVQLGVQASASHQEVAAATAMFLTALEMGGAVGSAISGAVWTSSIPKRLRNYLPPESREQADEIFGKLTEALSYPLGSPTRIAINRAYEETMGTLLTIAVCVTIPLIPLSLLMKDYHLDTMAQKVKGKVIGHGDVEDDFIARTSSRSSRSNSRP; encoded by the exons ATGGGTTTTAGAATTTTTCTGATGGCATTCTCTACCTCGCTCGAGGGGCAGACGGTGATGTCTTTATCACCTTATGCAACAAGTTCCTTTAGCAAACATTCTTTAATATCTACGGTCTTGGTTGTTCAAAATGTAACTAATG CTGTCATAAAGCCGCCCATGGCGAAGATCGCGGATGTGTTTGGTCGGTTTGAAGCGTTTTGTATCGGTGTTTTTATTTATGTCCTCGGTTACATCCAAATGGCCGCCTCGAAGAATGTGCAGACCTATGCCTCGGCGCAGATATTTTACTCTGCTGGTTCAACAGGCTTGCAAATACTGCAACAGGTGTTTATCGCCGATAGCAGCGATCTACTCAACCGAGCACTATTTGCCAACCTTCCCGATTTACCTTTCCTCATTACTGTGTGGGTCGGGCCAATGGTAGCTTCAGCTATTCTCCAGAATTTGACCTGGCGCTGGGGCTATGGAATGTGGGTGGTTATTTTGCCCTTGGCCTTCCTGCCTTTGGCCTTGACCTTGTGGCTCAATCAGAGAAAAGCACAGAAGCTGCAGCTACTGCAGCCCAAGCCTTGGAAAGGCAAAGGTCTAAGGAGTTTGCTCCGGAGTACTTGGTACGAGTTGGATCTGTTTGGCTTGATGTTGCTCTCAGCTGCGCTCATCCTCATTCTGGTACCATTGACGCTGGCGTCGAATGCAAAAGATACATGGCAAAACGGAAGTATCATCGCGATGATTGTGGTAGGGTGTATTTGCCTAGTTGCTCTTCCTTTCTGGGAGACGTCGAAAAGGCTAGCACCGCACCCGCTGCTCTCCCTAAAACTTCTCAAGCAGAGAACGGCCCTGGCAGGCTGTGCATTCGCATTCTTCTACTTTA TGGCGTTCTACTTATCCATCCAACCGTATCTTTATTCCTATCTCCAAGTCGTACAAGGCCAATCTGTCGTCACCGCTGGCCGCGTGACACAGACCTTTTCATTCACATCCACCATTGCTGCCGTGGTAGTCTCATTCTTCATTAAATATACTGGGAGATACCGCTCCTTTGTCACGGGTGGCTGTTTCGTCTACATTGGGGGGCTGATCTTAATGCTCCTGTTCCACAAAGAAGGTAGCAGTGTCCTCAAAACACTTGTTATCCAGACCATTGTTGGCCTCGGAGGTGGACTAGTGAATGTTCCTGTACAGCTGGGTGTCCAGGCATCAGCAAGTCATCAGGAAGTTGCAGCTGCTACAGCAATGTTCCTAACAGCACTTGAGATGGGGGGTGCTGTCGGCTCGGCGATTTCAGGCGCGGTGTGGACAAGCTCTATCCCGAAACGGTTACGGAATTACCTACCTCCAGAAAGCCGGGAGCAGGCGGATGAGATCTTTGGAAAGTTGACCGAGGCACTCTCGTATCCCTTAGGATCCCCAACACGGATCGCTATTAATAGGGCATATGAAGAAACAATGGGGACGCTGCTGACGATTGCGGTTTGTGTAACCATTCCGCTGATACCATTGAGCTTGTTGATGAAGGATTACCACCTAGACACA ATGGCTCAAAAAGTCAAAGGGAAAGTCATCGGCCACGGTGATGTGGAAGATGATTTTATAGCCAGAACCAGTTCTCGATCATCCAGGTCGAACTCTCGACCTTAG
- a CDS encoding uncharacterized protein (EggNog:ENOG410PQS6~COG:S~BUSCO:13909at33183) gives MSSLNLRSENTSQQPPTEADLKNGFTLKAAPGTDLWSKPPSTVRSNAPTITRAIALSRFQRARVHVSADWSTLYDQGGLVLMMEHKARKWIKTGIEFVSGRPYVSTVAKDNWADWSLAPISDGGGGVTIEMVRQKGALWVYVVEKREGEEIMVPVREITWAFAEEEDVKALAGVYACRPAKEGGELDVVFRDFELEYT, from the coding sequence ATGTCCAGTCTCAATCTCCGGAGTGAAAACACCTCCCAGCAACCCCCCACCGAAGCCGATCTCAAGAACGGCTTCACCCTGAAAGCTGCCCCAGGCACTGACCTCTGGTCCAAACCACCCTCGACGGTCCGGTCAAATGCACCCACGATCACCAGGGCGATAGCACTGAGCCGCTTCCAGAGAGCCCGTGTTCACGTCAGTGCTGACTGGTCCACGCTCTACGACCAGGGCGGACTGGTCTTGATGATGGAGCACAAGGCCCGAAAATGGATCAAGACGGGGATTGAGTTCGTCAGTGGGAGGCCGTATGTGAGTACGGTAGCGAAGGATAACTGGGCTGACTGGAGCCTTGCGCCGATATCGGATGGCGGAGGCGGGGTGACGATTGAAATGGTGAGGCAGAAGGGTGCGTTGTGGGTTTACGTGGTTGAGAAGAGGGAAGGGGAGGAAATCATGGTACCGGTGAGAGAGATTACCTGGGCTTTCGCTGAGGAAGAGGATGTCAAGGCTTTGGCTGGAGTGTATGCGTGCCGACCAGCGAAAGAGGGCGGGGAGTTAGACGTGGTATTTCGGGACTTTGAGCTTGAATATACATAA